From Fusarium oxysporum f. sp. lycopersici 4287 chromosome 10, whole genome shotgun sequence:
ACCAGAGCAGGTCGAACGACAGCTGCATACAGGCCTACAGTCTGCCCATTTCATACTACTGCAGTTACATCGACAGTTGCTGTGCTGTTGGTGAAGATTATCAGACAACAaaagcttggccttggtggtgAGGCGAGAAATAGTCAAGATGCGCAATCTTCGCAACATTCGATTTGGACAATGCCAGCGCGATAATGTCACAGCCGCGTGTTGGGATCCTGAGAAGGATCAGGTTCTTGTCGTAGCCCAACCTTTTGAGGACAGCTGCGAGATTGAGTTGTTGAGAATCTCTGGAGATCGAGACATGTAAGTACATCATCTATAGAATAATTTACACGTAATAGTCACTTACTCCATATAGCTCAGTCAGTACTGCAGCCAGCTGGGAGGCTCCAAACCCATCACCAGACCTCGTTGTCGACAAGGTCGTCAGTTTACAGTATCTCAGTGGTTCAGCAACTACATGTCTGGTCTTCGAAGGAGGTGACATTGTTACAGTCCGAGAAGACGACTTCTCAGACGAAGGTGCTCATATTGAGATTGTTGGCTCCATCGATGTTGGTATTGCTGCTGCGCGATGGTCCCCTGATGAGGAACTCCTCATTGTTGTCACAAAGGAGAACAATGTCATCTTCATGGGTTCAACCTTTGACCCAGTTGCTGAGATCCCCATGACAGTCGAGGACCTCAACGCATCGAAGCACGTATCCGTCGGATGGGGAAAGAAGGAGACTCAGTTCCAAGGTCGAGGTGCAAAGGCCATGCGTGATCCTACTATCCCAGAAAAGGTCGATGAGGGTTTACCCAGTCCTCACGAGGATGGTGCCACCACCATTAGCTGGAGAGGCGATGGCGCTTATGTGGCCATCAACTCGGTTCAAGAAGGCTCACGCCGTGTAATTCGAGTTTATTCACGAGAAGGTGAGCTGGACAGTGCAAGTGAGCCAGTTGATGGCCTCGAGAGTTCTCTGAGCTGGCGACCAGCTGGAAACTTAATGGCTGGTATTCAGCGAAAGTTAAACCAGATCGATGTGGTCTTTTTCGAGAGGAACGGTCTACGGCACGGCGAATTCACACTTCGTTCTCCTTCTGGGCCAGTTGAGGCTCATGAGAGAATACGTCTTGAGTGGAACTCAGACTCGACTGTCCTAGCGGTGATTTTCAAGGATATGGTTCAGCTATGGACTATGGGCAACTACCACTGGTACCTCAAACAAGAGATCCCTATCGAGGCTAGCTCTACATGTTTGTCATGGCATCCCGAGAAGGCTTTGCGCTTTGCTGCTACTTCAACAAATACTGTCGTTGTGACAGAGCACATCTTCCATACAGCAAGGGGATCGTGCCACCCGCCGCACGACAATGGTGCCGTTGCGGTAATTGACGGCGAAACAGTCAAGTTGACTCCTTTCCGAACAGCCAATGTACCGCCCCCTATGTCAATGTTCGATATTACGGTTCCTGCAGCGGCAGTCGACGTTGCATTCGGCCGTGACAACACGTCTTTTGCGGTTCTTCACCGAAAGGGTATCGAAGTTTATGAGTGGCCCGTCAAGAACGGTCGATCCATCAAGCCGAAGCTCTCCAAGAAGGCGTTATTTGACGAGATGGCAAGCCCTGGGTACAATGTTCTTCTGAGAATTGCCGCTGTAGCCGATGCTTTTCATTACTTCGGTtacgaagaggagaagggttTTATTCAGCGATTCGTACAGGCTGCGGGTGAGGGTGAAGTATCTGTCGCAGACGCCAACTCTCGGGAGGTTCTTGTCACCACAACCAGTTATCAAGACGATAACTCATTCACTGGGTATGGCCAGGACAACTCGGGAAAGCTATTCCAGATCAGCGAGTCTGGAGATGAGATGCTTCCTGTGCAGTTCCAAACACAGCTGCCTTGGTTTGAGATTAGCAAGGTTGACGATGAGATCGTTGCCTTTGGCCTCTCCAGGAACGGTCATATTTATGCCAATTCTCGTCTCCTGGCAAAGAACTGTACCTCATTTATCGTCACACCCAgccatctcatcttcactACCAATAACCACTTGGTCAAGTTTGTTCACTTGTCCGCCAACGTCGATGGTAAGTCACTCTTTTGTCTTTCGTGACTACCTACTAATGCCCCCTTAGATCTTGAAGTTCCTGCAGATGACCCCGAGACCGACGAGCGTTGCCGCAGTGTGGAGCGTGGATCGCGACTTGTCACAGCTATTCCCGCCAACATGAGCATTGTTTTGCAGATGCCCCGTGGAAACCTGGAGACCGTCTTCCCTCGAGCCATGGTCGTGGCAGGTATCCGTAACctgattgatgagaagaactACGCTCGAGCATTCTCATACTGTCGTACTCAGCGTGTAGATATGAACATTCTCTACGACCATCAGCCCGAGCAATTCTTGGCCAATGTTGGCCTTTTCCTCGACCAGATCCCTGACGTCGCTCATATCgatctcttcctttcttctctccGGTATGCTTTCTTGTTTCAACCTTTAAGGACCATTACTAACCTAGACCAGTGCTGAGGATGTTACTCAGACCATGTATCAAGATACGAAGCGATCTACCGGCTTTGGAGCTGATACGATTCCCTCTGACTTGTCGCCAGCACCACGGGGTTCTGCTGCAAAGGTCAACACGGTCTGCGATGCTCTTCTCGACGCCCTCCAGAGCCGCAAGGCTACCAACCTTCAAAATACCATTACCGCACACGTTTGCAAGTCTCCGCCTGCACTCGACGacggccttcttctcgtcgcTGAGCTGATGcgtgaggatgagaagattgCTGAAAAGGCAGTCGAGCATATCTGCTTCTTGGTCGACGTCAACCGACTATATGAGAATGCCCTTGGGCTCTATAACCTTGATCTGGCCCTCCTTGTCGCTCAACAGTCCCAGCGCGATCCTCGCGAATACCTCCCCTTCATTCAAAACCTGCACTCTCTCCCCGAGCTTAGACGTCACTTCGAGATTGATGATCATCTTGAGCGTCGTATCAAAGCCCTTGGCCATCTCCAAACAATGGATGTATTTGATGAACTCCTTGCTTATACCACCAAACACTCCCTATACCACGACGCTCTCCGTCTATACCGCTACGACCCTCCTCGCCTTCGAGAACTCACAGCCGCTTACGCCGCCTATCTTGAGTCCACATCAGCCTACCGAGAAGCAGGCCTCGCATATGAGTCACTCGAGAACTGGGCAAAGGCAACCAGCTGCTACCGAACCGCCGGCGCTACATGTTGGCAAGAGTGTCTCTACACTGCagctcagcagcaacctCCCATGTCTGCTGAGGCCATGTCCGACCTTGCCAACAACCTTGCAGATGCTCTCTGGGAAGCAAAGGACTACTCTGCCGCCGCTACCATCCACCTCGAATACCTTGAGTCTATCGACATGGCTGTTCGTTGCCTGTGCAAGGGCTACCACTTTGCAGACGCTATCCGTCTCGTTGTTCAACGCAACCGCCCTGACCTCCTCACTGCCAGTGTCGACACTGGTCTCGCCGATGCGCTAGGCACAACGACCGAATTCCTCGCTGACTGCAAGGCCCAGCTCAAGGCTCAGGTTCCTCGTGTTGCCGAGCTTCGCCGTAAGGCCATTGAAGACCCTCTGGCTTTCTACGAAGGAGATCGCGCTGGTGGTATGGACATCCCTGATGATGTCTCTGTCGCCGCCTCTTCCCGTGTCAGCACCAGTGCATCACTCTTTACACGATATACAGGCAAGGCTGGAAGTGTGGGAACCGCTGGAACAGGAGTCAGTCGCGCCACAAGCAAGAACCGTAAgcgtgaggagaagaagcgtgCTCGTGGACGTAAGGGAACAGTCTACGAGGAAGAATATCTCGTCAACAGTATTCGTCGTCTTATTGACCGTGTTAGTGCTGCTGCTCCAGATGCCGAGCGCCTTATCTTCGCGCTTGTGCGGAGGAACATGCCCGAGCGTGCGCGTGCTGCCGAAGCTCTCATGGCTGAGGTATCTGAGGCTTGCACTGCTGCGGTAGCTGAGGTGTTCAAGGTGCCCGGGGCAGAGGCCGAGCAAAAGAATGATGCTGAGCCAACCTGGCAGGCTACAGGAGGTGAAGCTGTGCTGCAGGACTTTGTGATGGGACAGGGCAAGAAGTTGGAGCCTCCGATTGTTAAGGGGGTTAAGAAACTTACGCTTTTAGGCTCATGATGATAGATTTATGTCAAAAGTTATGTTTAGACGATCAAATACAATCAAGCAGTAAAATAGGAATATGCTCATATCGTAATATTGTGCCTCGATTTAGTTAAGGGCATTAATTCTAGGCCAATCTTCGTTAGCATGTCACAAGTCTAGAATCAAACCCAGTAAAAAAGCAAGACTTTTACGGAATTTCGATCTCATAAAATGTAGTTGATGAAGTGAGAGAAACAAATCCCATTCGCCTCCGCTATGTCAAAATCCCAACTAAAAACTACCGAGCAAAAAGGCTAACTAAGTACGAGAATATCGAAAAAAGGGGGTAAGAAAATGCTGGCTTAGAGAGCCTTTGCCTCCTATATCCGTCCGTCCTTCCTAAGTCCATAACCATATTCCGTACTGACATATCGCGTTCAAACAATCTCGCATAAGGCGTTTCCTCTTCCCAGGCATCATCTCCATAAACAAAGTGGAACCGGTCTAGGCACATCAAGATATGTATACTCGATCATATAACCAATGTGACTGACTAAGCGCCATTTGGCTGATCAGGTTGCttatcgtcgtcatcctttggtggcggtggtggaGGCTGGTTTGCCTCAGCTTCTGCATctgcctgagcctgagcttgCCGggcctcgtcttcttcgagcTCCCTGAGAAATGCCGCATCCTCGTCTTCCAAATCAGCTTCAGCGTCCGCTCCCTCCTCGCCGATGGGGTTCTCAGGAATGATGCCGTTCTGACGCTGCCAAACCTCTCGTCGAATGCGGTCGTCCTTGGCTTTCCGCGCGCGCTCGACCTCCTCAAACCCGCCtgacttcttcagcttgccGTCCGCAACAAAATTGGTGATTTCTCGGTGCAGTGGGTTGACCTGGCGCGTTGCTAGCTCCTTTTGCCGTAGCTTCTCCGCACGTTCGATAGCTTCCAGTCGATCCTCGTGGTTAGGTTGTAAAGCTCTCACTTCACCAAGAACACCTTCCTTTGCGGCGCTTTGATCGGCACTGTTGCCGAGGTTGATAAGGCCCTTGGAGAACTGGCGGGCGCTTCCAGCACTTGCACCAGTGCCGTTGTCCTTCATTTGCTCCTTGGTAGCCTGCTCCACGAGAGTGAACGTTTCTGAGGCCTTCTCCAGATCGTCCCGCAGATCGACCAAAAGATCCTCCATAAGGCGAAGCTCGTCCCGCCCTTGGCACACGTCCTCTAACTCCTTCTCCCAAATCTTGGTCCAAATAGGTTTCTCCTGAGTCATGTACTCTTCCATTCTCTTCAGTTCCTTGGTCAATGTTGCGATATCCTTTCCAACAGAATCCAATTGTCGCGGCAGTGGTCGGACACCGCGGTGCACCACATCCTTTCGCAGATCCTCAATAAGGTCCTGGAGGTCGTCCACCTTACCAACCAACCCGATCAGAGTCGCTGTTGAGTTGCTTACGTCCGCTGGTAACATATGAGTAACCAGCGTCGCCTTCGATGTCGGGAATGGCAGCTTTGGCTGTAGCGACCTTGACATTGGCAGCTTTGGCGCGGATGGTGGCCATTGAGTCTTGGATATCGGCCTGGAAATTAGAGTAAGTCTGTCGCATAATGGCCAGATCTCGTCGTAAGGTCTTCAGTTCTCCGAGATGACTACTATCCAGCTTCCTTCCAGAGCTAAACTGTGTCTTAGTCCCGTCAGACGAGTGAGAAGTTGATGGGGGTGATAGTGCCAGTCGAGCCATTTCGTTGGCAGCCTCTTGTTGTCGGTCTGAAACTCGTTGAAGAGCAGCTCCTTGATCCGTCACTGTCTGTTTGACATCCCGAACAATTTCGGTCAAGGATGCAATTCCGTCATCGATATgtttcttgacttcgtccaGAGCCTCAACATTGAGCACCAGAACAGTTCGGTCTTTCACATCCGCGAGGTCTTCCAATTCGTGTCGTACACCAGAAACCGGATCTTGAATGTAGATTTCAGGAAGATCTGCACCGTTATGTTGTGTATTCCAGGAAAACTTCTCGATAAATGCAAGTTGAAGCCGTCCGATGGTAAGTTCGGCGCGTCCCTCCGGCAGAACAAACTTCTTTACCTTGGACTTGTACTGGAGGAACAAGGTCAGATCCTTTGTGGGAGTAGGAGGGGGCGAATCTTGGAAGTAAGAGGTCTCGGCAGGTTTTTGCTGTGGTGTTGGGGCAACTTCAGGTTCAACCTttggcttctcaaccttcGGTGTCTCTGGTGCATCAGCGCTGAAGAACATAGGATCAGTGGGAGGTCCACTGAGTGTTGCGCTAGCAGCATATGCCTCATCGGGTGTTTGCACTGTTGGAGGATCTGATTTTGCGGGTAATTCTGCTAATGAAGATTCCTCGGAAACACTGTCTGGTATCCTGACGGGAGAGTCTTCGGCAGGAGCTGTAGTTCGCAGAGACTGGCTGGAGGTATTACGGTTGTGGCGTATAGACTGTCGACCTTGAACTGCGCGCAGTGATTCTCGAACTTCCTTTCTTCCTCGGTTTGGCACAGGTGAATTCTGCGGCGGAAGAATCGGTACACCATTAGCACCTCCCAGATGCTTGGATATTTGATACTGAGAATATCTGCGTGAAGCTCGTCTTTCCAGGTCTCCACCCTTCTGCAGAGCTGCCAGGGCACTCGAGGTATTGTCGggcggaggtggtggaggcggAGGGAACGAATCGATATTTAGCTCCCCTCCAGGTGGTCCAGGAGGTGCTGGAGGTCCAGTAGGAATACTACTTTCGCCCTCTGGATAAGGTGGAACAACTGGCATACTTTGCATCGTGTTGCTAGAAAGGGAAGACTGCTCTGATATGGCggaagctcgagaagatTCTCGCTGGGCATTAAAGCGACGTGGGGACTGGTTGGTACTGCCACCCGACTGACGCAAAGAATCAGTCGGTTGCGAATCAGGCTGGAAACCATTCTCTAGACCTTCTTCTAACATATTGGTGAGTCCGCTGTTGCCGCTTCCAACGGTACTGACGCTGGTTGCCCTGTCGGGAGGTGCATGGCCGTCACGGTCCCGAGCTTGCTTCTGGCGGAGCTTCTGTTGTTTGCGCTTTAGGCCGTGTAACAGATTAATAATGATGTCCCGGATCCTAGGCAAATATTTCTCCAAACTCTCGGCACTCGCCTCTTGGCTCAATGTCGCTTCGAGAATATGTCGCAGCAGATCGGGCACGTTTCCTAAATCAGATGTGTCAACGTGGATGGCCGTGAATGCGCGACACGCCATATTGAATTCATAACCCAAGCGCACGTAAACGTCAGACACTTGGCTATCGGTAGCTTGTCCGCGCGACCATTGGGTCAAGGTCTCGAGAAGCTGTTTTGTTGCGACAAGGAGGTGTGTGACGCTCTTTTCGATCTGCGATAGAGGCATATTGGAACCGCTGCCGGAACCCTGAGAGATCATGGAGCGTCAGCATCTTGCTTTGCAATTGGGCATGGACGTGGGGCAGGGCTCAGCAGGGGCACAGTCTTGCCCACGCTGAGCATTATGATATACTCACTTCACGGTTCATCCTTCGAGACCCAGTCGATTGTACAGATCTCGCTGAGGCGCTCGAGGCTCGAGCCTGGAGCGCCGGTGAAATGGATCGAACAGGAACATTTGGTGGTGGCCCTGGCTCAGCGCCAGGCGAGCGACGATGGGCAAAGGCGCGTTGGGAACCGGATGACGGAGCTTGCATGACGGACGATGTATGCTCGGATGTATGTATCTAAGTCGCGACGATATATTCGTTGTCGGTGACGGTCCAGGGAGTGAATAAGAAGCGGGAGCCTCCGTCGACGAGCAGGTGGCTTAAGAGATTAAGCTCGGTGGAAGTGCTTAATCTACGGATTTTGGGTGCCTTCGAGGGGCAAGAGGCATCATCAAAACGAGCGGCAGGCAAAGCGGATCGCAAATTCGATTGTCGTAGTACGAAAAAGGGCGTCGCAAAAAAAGATCGAGGCAGGCGATGTACCTGGTGAGAGTGCGGCTGACGTTGGGAGAGAGGATTGAATTGTGGGAGGATAGTCGAACACTGTAGAGggtggatggatggattgaatgaatgatgatggtggACAGTAGGTAGTGGATGAAGGTTCCGTATGGGCTCTAGCGGGTACCAGATACAGCACGACATCAGTGATTCGACAGCTGAAAATAGGTACCAAGACCAGTGCCCAACCTTACCTGACCTTGGTCCAGATGGAGATGACCCTTGTATAAGCACGTGCCACTTCCCATGGCGTTTATTCTGCAACCTAGGAACTGAGAGCATGAGATCCAATTCTGGGGGACGGGGAGCCTATGAACCAACAGTTTTTATGATCATGGGGCTTTATTAGCGATAAGGCTTGGATACAGCCGTTTCAACATTCTTCAGAAACCGTTGTCATAATGCACTAAAACTGTCATTCGGAATGCTGCTAGCCAATCCAATCACATACCATTCATTGTAATTAGAGGTTGCCCGCATAAATGTTCATGAACCCGGCACAAATTGTGCTAATGCATAATGCAAACAATCTACTCGAGTTACACTATCTTATAATGATATCATGGAGAGAATCGGCGCAAACTATGCCAAGTCGTTTCATAGTTGGTTCAATATATCCCGCGGTACGGGCTGTCGGCTAGGGAACGGCTTTACCGCTACCACGCCTTGGCCAGCCACTTCATGGATCTGGGGTTAATAAACTTGGCTATTGTTTCGAGAAACTGTTTCGTTGGGACAAggaggttcttgatgagtATTTTATTGCGGTCAATAATACGTTCAACGAACGATATGGTATCCCAAGTTCCTATCCTTAACGAATGGTGCTGTCCAAGCAATAAGTTCTCTTGTAATATCATCAACGCCGGTACGCCATAGTCATTATCCATTCGTGTATCTCGCTGTTGCCTTATTTCATTACTATTTGTATCTCTCTCTCATGCTTCCTCTCCGAGCAGGGCGAATTGGTCGCCAGACACGGTACTAATGTCGAGCTGGGAGAACCCCTTGCCCTTTCTTCCACTGATGAGATGTGGTGGGATCGATCCTCTTCCGTGGTCAACTGTCA
This genomic window contains:
- a CDS encoding elongator complex protein 1; the encoded protein is MRNLRNIRFGQCQRDNVTAACWDPEKDQVLVVAQPFEDSCEIELLRISGDRDISVSTAASWEAPNPSPDLVVDKVVSLQYLSGSATTCLVFEGGDIVTVREDDFSDEGAHIEIVGSIDVGIAAARWSPDEELLIVVTKENNVIFMGSTFDPVAEIPMTVEDLNASKHVSVGWGKKETQFQGRGAKAMRDPTIPEKVDEGLPSPHEDGATTISWRGDGAYVAINSVQEGSRRVIRVYSREGELDSASEPVDGLESSLSWRPAGNLMAGIQRKLNQIDVVFFERNGLRHGEFTLRSPSGPVEAHERIRLEWNSDSTVLAVIFKDMVQLWTMGNYHWYLKQEIPIEASSTCLSWHPEKALRFAATSTNTVVVTEHIFHTARGSCHPPHDNGAVAVIDGETVKLTPFRTANVPPPMSMFDITVPAAAVDVAFGRDNTSFAVLHRKGIEVYEWPVKNGRSIKPKLSKKALFDEMASPGYNVLLRIAAVADAFHYFGYEEEKGFIQRFVQAAGEGEVSVADANSREVLVTTTSYQDDNSFTGYGQDNSGKLFQISESGDEMLPVQFQTQLPWFEISKVDDEIVAFGLSRNGHIYANSRLLAKNCTSFIVTPSHLIFTTNNHLVKFVHLSANVDDLEVPADDPETDERCRSVERGSRLVTAIPANMSIVLQMPRGNLETVFPRAMVVAGIRNLIDEKNYARAFSYCRTQRVDMNILYDHQPEQFLANVGLFLDQIPDVAHIDLFLSSLRAEDVTQTMYQDTKRSTGFGADTIPSDLSPAPRGSAAKVNTVCDALLDALQSRKATNLQNTITAHVCKSPPALDDGLLLVAELMREDEKIAEKAVEHICFLVDVNRLYENALGLYNLDLALLVAQQSQRDPREYLPFIQNLHSLPELRRHFEIDDHLERRIKALGHLQTMDVFDELLAYTTKHSLYHDALRLYRYDPPRLRELTAAYAAYLESTSAYREAGLAYESLENWAKATSCYRTAGATCWQECLYTAAQQQPPMSAEAMSDLANNLADALWEAKDYSAAATIHLEYLESIDMAVRCLCKGYHFADAIRLVVQRNRPDLLTASVDTGLADALGTTTEFLADCKAQLKAQVPRVAELRRKAIEDPLAFYEGDRAGGMDIPDDVSVAASSRVSTSASLFTRYTGKAGSVGTAGTGVSRATSKNRKREEKKRARGRKGTVYEEEYLVNSIRRLIDRVSAAAPDAERLIFALVRRNMPERARAAEALMAEVSEACTAAVAEVFKVPGAEAEQKNDAEPTWQATGGEAVLQDFVMGQGKKLEPPIVKGVKKLTLLGS